One window of the Natrinema sp. CBA1119 genome contains the following:
- the gfo6 gene encoding D-xylose 1-dehydrogenase Gfo6 translates to MRDWIDTYEERAWQTTESGTVRYALIGLGWWTIDVALPAIESSDLGEVSVLVSGSTDKATRLADENDVASGISYDEFHDGAAVDEYDAVYVGTPNAFHLEYAETAAELDKAVLCEKPMEATVERAEAMVETCDAADVPLMIAYRMQTDPAVQRARELIADGFLGEPVSVYGHNTQSLLEMIPDPDQWRLDADLSGYGTSVMDLGIYSINTTRFLLRRDPVSVQAEMVSSHEAFADVPDERSSSLLIFEDDVQMISTSSQHAHEDTHLKITGTEGRIELRPAFHGECSLHLSRGDVSVTVEHGSFDAEREMEEEFDYFADRLLGDGDLYPDGRHGLQDMRIIEALHDSAERGEPVALE, encoded by the coding sequence ATGCGCGACTGGATCGATACCTACGAGGAGCGAGCGTGGCAGACGACAGAAAGCGGGACCGTCAGATACGCTCTGATCGGCCTAGGGTGGTGGACCATCGACGTCGCACTGCCGGCGATCGAATCGTCCGATCTGGGCGAGGTGTCGGTACTCGTCAGCGGCTCGACCGACAAGGCGACGCGACTCGCCGACGAGAACGACGTCGCGAGCGGAATCAGCTACGACGAGTTCCACGACGGTGCGGCCGTCGACGAGTACGACGCCGTCTACGTGGGAACGCCGAATGCCTTCCACCTCGAGTACGCCGAGACCGCGGCCGAACTGGACAAGGCGGTCCTCTGTGAAAAGCCGATGGAGGCGACCGTCGAGCGCGCCGAGGCGATGGTGGAGACCTGTGACGCCGCGGACGTGCCGTTGATGATCGCTTATCGTATGCAGACCGATCCGGCAGTGCAACGGGCCCGCGAGTTGATCGCCGACGGCTTCCTCGGGGAGCCAGTGTCCGTCTACGGTCACAACACCCAGTCGCTGCTCGAGATGATTCCCGACCCCGACCAATGGCGGCTCGACGCCGACCTGAGCGGGTACGGTACCTCGGTGATGGACCTGGGAATCTATTCGATCAACACGACTCGATTCCTGCTCCGACGCGACCCCGTCAGCGTGCAGGCCGAGATGGTCTCGAGCCACGAGGCATTCGCCGACGTCCCGGACGAGCGGTCTTCGTCGCTGCTGATCTTTGAAGACGACGTGCAGATGATCTCGACCTCGAGCCAGCACGCCCACGAAGACACGCACCTCAAGATCACGGGAACCGAGGGACGAATCGAGCTCCGGCCGGCGTTCCACGGGGAGTGCTCGCTGCACCTCTCGCGCGGCGACGTGTCGGTCACGGTCGAGCACGGAAGCTTCGACGCGGAGCGCGAGATGGAAGAGGAGTTCGACTACTTCGCGGACCGCCTCCTCGGCGACGGCGACCTCTATCCGGACGGTCGACACGGCTTGCAGGACATGCGTATCATCGAAGCGCTCCACGACTCCGCGGAACGAGGTGAACCGGTCGCGCTCGAGTAG